A single Pieris rapae chromosome 2, ilPieRapa1.1, whole genome shotgun sequence DNA region contains:
- the LOC110996451 gene encoding putative sodium-dependent multivitamin transporter isoform X1 gives MVQSVFGVWDYIIMVATMVLSVLIGLYFRFSGGKQKTNEEYLLADRNMSIFPVAVSLVASFMSAITLMGVSAENYYYGMIFFIVNIAYGIATPIAVYLYLPVFFGLQKTSTYEYLELRFGPNIRMLTSLTYTLQMILYNGIVLYAPAIALEAVTGLDRLISILVVGLACTFYSSLGGMKAVLFTDLLQMFLMFAAVTTIPIFAAIQLGGIGEIFSIAKEGGRLDFSNISPDPTERHTIWSLGIGGFFTYLSLYAVNHTQVQRLMTVSTVEKSQKCLLWSWPVTVLLSFVTCLSGLAMYAVYKDCDPFVSKKILAIDQLMPYYVVDAMRSVPGLAGLFVAGIFSASLSTISASCNALAAVTLTDYVNRWCKIKEDHIIWLTKLAAFAYGLVFLVLAFLAQYLGGVLQAALTIFGAVGGPLFGVFTLGMFTTYATETGTSLALISGLTVTLWISFGGPRPSPVMLPLNIDGCSNFTAPLAMTSTPKDYFYLYKLSYMWNSPIGFLWVFIVGSIISLVWRQPQPWMRAGKRHPDPKLFTPPLANWLRRKYQIKEEVQCELLKQDGDFN, from the exons ATGGTGCAATCGGTTTTTGGAGTATGGGACTATATTATAATGGTTGCCACGATGGTGTTATCAGTACTCATCGGCTTATATTTTCGATTCAGCGGcggaaaacaaaaaacaaatgag GAATATCTTCTAGCCGATAGGAATATGTCAATATTTCCTGTGGCGGTCTCCCTCGTAGCATCATTCATGTCGGCTATCACTCTTATGGGAGTGTCAGCGGAGAACTATTACTATgggatgattttttttattgtgaacATAGCCTATGGCATTGCCACTCCTATCGCAGTCTATCTCTACCTTCCAGTGTTCTTTGGTCTACAAAAAACAAGCACGTATGAATATTTGGAATTGCGTTTTGGGCCAAATATCCGAATGTTAACTTCGCTTACCTACACACTGCAAATGATACTTTATAATGGAATTGTACTGTATGCCCCAGCGATCGCTTTGGAAGCGGTGACAGGGTTGGACCGGCTTATTTCCATTTTAGTGGTTGGACTTGCCTGTACATTTTATTCGTCTTTAGGTGGAATGAAAGCAGTTTTATTTACGGATCTATtgcaaatgtttttaatgttcGCCGCTGTTACAACTATACCGATATTTGCTGCGATTCAACTGGGGGGAATCGGCGAGATATTTTCTATTGCTAAGGAAGGAGGAAGGCTTGACTTCTCGAA tataaGCCCTGACCCAACAGAAAGACATACAATATGGTCACTAGGTATCGGaggtttttttacatatcTCTCCCTGTATGCAGTAAATCATACTCAG GTGCAGCGTCTGATGACTGTTAGTACTGTGGAAAAATCTCAGAAGTGTCTGTTGTGGAGCTGGCCAGTCACAGTACTATTAAGTTTCGTTACTTGCTTAAGTGGGTTGGCGATGTATGCAGTCTACAAGGACTGCGATCCGTTCGTATCAAAGAAGATATTAGCA ATAGACCAGCTGATGCCGTACTACGTAGTAGACGCGATGCGCTCAGTGCCAGGTCTGGCAGGACTTTTCGTGGCGGGAATCTTCAGCGCTTCTCTTTCCACCATTTCCGCCTCTTGCAATGCGCTCGCCGCTGTCACTCTCACAGACTACGTTAACAG gtGGTGTAAAATAAAGGAAGATCACATAATATGGCTGACGAAACTGGCGGCATTTGCATATGGTTTAGTGTTCTTAGTGCTGGCATTTTTGGCTCAATATTTGGGCGGAGTGCTGCAAGCAGCTCTTACGATATTTGGGGCCGTGGGTGGACCGTTATTTGGAGTATTTACTTTAGGGATGTTCACTACGTACGCTACTGAAACG GGCACATCGTTAGCTTTAATCAGCGGACTTACAGTGACTTTATGGATTAGTTTTGGGGGACCTCGGCCGTCACCTGTCATGCTACCCCTTAACATTGACGGCTGCTCAAATTTCACTGCACCCTTGGCGATGACGTCAACACCCAAAGATTATTTCTACCTATACAAGTTATCTTATATGTGGAACAGTCCG ATAGGATTTTTATGGGTCTTCATAGTGGGTTCTATAATATCGCTGGTCTGGCGTCAGCCTCAGCCATGGATGCGAGCTGGAAAGCGCCATCCTGATCCTAAACTCTTCACTCCTCCACTAGCCAACTGGCTGAGGaggaaatatcaaattaaagaaGAGGTTCAG tgtGAATTATTGAAACAAGATGGTGACTTCAATTAA
- the LOC110996451 gene encoding putative sodium-dependent multivitamin transporter isoform X3, with product MVQSVFGVWDYIIMVATMVLSVLIGLYFRFSGGKQKTNEEYLLADRNMSIFPVAVSLVASFMSAITLMGVSAENYYYGMIFFIVNIAYGIATPIAVYLYLPVFFGLQKTSTYEYLELRFGPNIRMLTSLTYTLQMILYNGIVLYAPAIALEAVTGLDRLISILVVGLACTFYSSLGGMKAVLFTDLLQMFLMFAAVTTIPIFAAIQLGGIGEIFSIAKEGGRLDFSNISPDPTERHTIWSLGIGGFFTYLSLYAVNHTQVQRLMTVSTVEKSQKCLLWSWPVTVLLSFVTCLSGLAMYAVYKDCDPFVSKKILAIDQLMPYYVVDAMRSVPGLAGLFVAGIFSASLSTISASCNALAAVTLTDYVNRWCKIKEDHIIWLTKLAAFAYGLVFLVLAFLAQYLGGVLQAALTIFGAVGGPLFGVFTLGMFTTYATETGTSLALISGLTVTLWISFGGPRPSPVMLPLNIDGCSNFTAPLAMTSTPKDYFYLYKLSYMWNSPIGFLWVFIVGSIISLVWRQPQPWMRAGKRHPDPKLFTPPLANWLRRKYQIKEEVQFIF from the exons ATGGTGCAATCGGTTTTTGGAGTATGGGACTATATTATAATGGTTGCCACGATGGTGTTATCAGTACTCATCGGCTTATATTTTCGATTCAGCGGcggaaaacaaaaaacaaatgag GAATATCTTCTAGCCGATAGGAATATGTCAATATTTCCTGTGGCGGTCTCCCTCGTAGCATCATTCATGTCGGCTATCACTCTTATGGGAGTGTCAGCGGAGAACTATTACTATgggatgattttttttattgtgaacATAGCCTATGGCATTGCCACTCCTATCGCAGTCTATCTCTACCTTCCAGTGTTCTTTGGTCTACAAAAAACAAGCACGTATGAATATTTGGAATTGCGTTTTGGGCCAAATATCCGAATGTTAACTTCGCTTACCTACACACTGCAAATGATACTTTATAATGGAATTGTACTGTATGCCCCAGCGATCGCTTTGGAAGCGGTGACAGGGTTGGACCGGCTTATTTCCATTTTAGTGGTTGGACTTGCCTGTACATTTTATTCGTCTTTAGGTGGAATGAAAGCAGTTTTATTTACGGATCTATtgcaaatgtttttaatgttcGCCGCTGTTACAACTATACCGATATTTGCTGCGATTCAACTGGGGGGAATCGGCGAGATATTTTCTATTGCTAAGGAAGGAGGAAGGCTTGACTTCTCGAA tataaGCCCTGACCCAACAGAAAGACATACAATATGGTCACTAGGTATCGGaggtttttttacatatcTCTCCCTGTATGCAGTAAATCATACTCAG GTGCAGCGTCTGATGACTGTTAGTACTGTGGAAAAATCTCAGAAGTGTCTGTTGTGGAGCTGGCCAGTCACAGTACTATTAAGTTTCGTTACTTGCTTAAGTGGGTTGGCGATGTATGCAGTCTACAAGGACTGCGATCCGTTCGTATCAAAGAAGATATTAGCA ATAGACCAGCTGATGCCGTACTACGTAGTAGACGCGATGCGCTCAGTGCCAGGTCTGGCAGGACTTTTCGTGGCGGGAATCTTCAGCGCTTCTCTTTCCACCATTTCCGCCTCTTGCAATGCGCTCGCCGCTGTCACTCTCACAGACTACGTTAACAG gtGGTGTAAAATAAAGGAAGATCACATAATATGGCTGACGAAACTGGCGGCATTTGCATATGGTTTAGTGTTCTTAGTGCTGGCATTTTTGGCTCAATATTTGGGCGGAGTGCTGCAAGCAGCTCTTACGATATTTGGGGCCGTGGGTGGACCGTTATTTGGAGTATTTACTTTAGGGATGTTCACTACGTACGCTACTGAAACG GGCACATCGTTAGCTTTAATCAGCGGACTTACAGTGACTTTATGGATTAGTTTTGGGGGACCTCGGCCGTCACCTGTCATGCTACCCCTTAACATTGACGGCTGCTCAAATTTCACTGCACCCTTGGCGATGACGTCAACACCCAAAGATTATTTCTACCTATACAAGTTATCTTATATGTGGAACAGTCCG ATAGGATTTTTATGGGTCTTCATAGTGGGTTCTATAATATCGCTGGTCTGGCGTCAGCCTCAGCCATGGATGCGAGCTGGAAAGCGCCATCCTGATCCTAAACTCTTCACTCCTCCACTAGCCAACTGGCTGAGGaggaaatatcaaattaaagaaGAGGTTCAG TTTATTTTCTAG
- the LOC110996451 gene encoding putative sodium-dependent multivitamin transporter isoform X2, translating into MVQSVFGVWDYIIMVATMVLSVLIGLYFRFSGGKQKTNEEYLLADRNMSIFPVAVSLVASFMSAITLMGVSAENYYYGMIFFIVNIAYGIATPIAVYLYLPVFFGLQKTSTYEYLELRFGPNIRMLTSLTYTLQMILYNGIVLYAPAIALEAVTGLDRLISILVVGLACTFYSSLGGMKAVLFTDLLQMFLMFAAVTTIPIFAAIQLGGIGEIFSIAKEGGRLDFSNISPDPTERHTIWSLGIGGFFTYLSLYAVNHTQVQRLMTVSTVEKSQKCLLWSWPVTVLLSFVTCLSGLAMYAVYKDCDPFVSKKILAIDQLMPYYVVDAMRSVPGLAGLFVAGIFSASLSTISASCNALAAVTLTDYVNRWCKIKEDHIIWLTKLAAFAYGLVFLVLAFLAQYLGGVLQAALTIFGAVGGPLFGVFTLGMFTTYATETGTSLALISGLTVTLWISFGGPRPSPVMLPLNIDGCSNFTAPLAMTSTPKDYFYLYKLSYMWNSPIGFLWVFIVGSIISLVWRQPQPWMRAGKRHPDPKLFTPPLANWLRRKYQIKEEVQIRTGVVL; encoded by the exons ATGGTGCAATCGGTTTTTGGAGTATGGGACTATATTATAATGGTTGCCACGATGGTGTTATCAGTACTCATCGGCTTATATTTTCGATTCAGCGGcggaaaacaaaaaacaaatgag GAATATCTTCTAGCCGATAGGAATATGTCAATATTTCCTGTGGCGGTCTCCCTCGTAGCATCATTCATGTCGGCTATCACTCTTATGGGAGTGTCAGCGGAGAACTATTACTATgggatgattttttttattgtgaacATAGCCTATGGCATTGCCACTCCTATCGCAGTCTATCTCTACCTTCCAGTGTTCTTTGGTCTACAAAAAACAAGCACGTATGAATATTTGGAATTGCGTTTTGGGCCAAATATCCGAATGTTAACTTCGCTTACCTACACACTGCAAATGATACTTTATAATGGAATTGTACTGTATGCCCCAGCGATCGCTTTGGAAGCGGTGACAGGGTTGGACCGGCTTATTTCCATTTTAGTGGTTGGACTTGCCTGTACATTTTATTCGTCTTTAGGTGGAATGAAAGCAGTTTTATTTACGGATCTATtgcaaatgtttttaatgttcGCCGCTGTTACAACTATACCGATATTTGCTGCGATTCAACTGGGGGGAATCGGCGAGATATTTTCTATTGCTAAGGAAGGAGGAAGGCTTGACTTCTCGAA tataaGCCCTGACCCAACAGAAAGACATACAATATGGTCACTAGGTATCGGaggtttttttacatatcTCTCCCTGTATGCAGTAAATCATACTCAG GTGCAGCGTCTGATGACTGTTAGTACTGTGGAAAAATCTCAGAAGTGTCTGTTGTGGAGCTGGCCAGTCACAGTACTATTAAGTTTCGTTACTTGCTTAAGTGGGTTGGCGATGTATGCAGTCTACAAGGACTGCGATCCGTTCGTATCAAAGAAGATATTAGCA ATAGACCAGCTGATGCCGTACTACGTAGTAGACGCGATGCGCTCAGTGCCAGGTCTGGCAGGACTTTTCGTGGCGGGAATCTTCAGCGCTTCTCTTTCCACCATTTCCGCCTCTTGCAATGCGCTCGCCGCTGTCACTCTCACAGACTACGTTAACAG gtGGTGTAAAATAAAGGAAGATCACATAATATGGCTGACGAAACTGGCGGCATTTGCATATGGTTTAGTGTTCTTAGTGCTGGCATTTTTGGCTCAATATTTGGGCGGAGTGCTGCAAGCAGCTCTTACGATATTTGGGGCCGTGGGTGGACCGTTATTTGGAGTATTTACTTTAGGGATGTTCACTACGTACGCTACTGAAACG GGCACATCGTTAGCTTTAATCAGCGGACTTACAGTGACTTTATGGATTAGTTTTGGGGGACCTCGGCCGTCACCTGTCATGCTACCCCTTAACATTGACGGCTGCTCAAATTTCACTGCACCCTTGGCGATGACGTCAACACCCAAAGATTATTTCTACCTATACAAGTTATCTTATATGTGGAACAGTCCG ATAGGATTTTTATGGGTCTTCATAGTGGGTTCTATAATATCGCTGGTCTGGCGTCAGCCTCAGCCATGGATGCGAGCTGGAAAGCGCCATCCTGATCCTAAACTCTTCACTCCTCCACTAGCCAACTGGCTGAGGaggaaatatcaaattaaagaaGAGGTTCAG ATTCGCACTGGTGTGGTATTATAA